One window of the Pan troglodytes isolate AG18354 chromosome 12, NHGRI_mPanTro3-v2.0_pri, whole genome shotgun sequence genome contains the following:
- the FAM98A gene encoding protein FAM98A isoform X1 — translation MGPAHWEKIEAINQAIANEYEVRRKLLIKRLDVTVQSFGWSDRAKSQTEKLAKVYQPKRSVLSPKSTISVAHLLAARQDLSKILRTSSGSIREKTACAINKVLMGRVPDRGGRPNEIEPPPPEMPPWQKRQDGPQQQTGGRGGGRGGYEHSSYGGRGGHEQGGGRGGRGGYDHGGRGGGRGNKHQGGWTDGGSGGGGGYQDGGYRDSGFQPGGYHGGHSSGGYQGGGYGGFQTSSSYTGSGYQGGGYQQDNRYQEGGHHGDRGGGRGGRGGRGGRGGRAGQGGGWGGRGSQNYHQGGQFEQHFQHGGYQYNHSGFGQGRHYTS, via the exons ATGGGACCAGCCCACTGG GAAAAGATAGAAGCAATTAACCAAGCCATAGCCAATGAATATGAAGTCCGGAGAAAGCTGCTAATAAAACGTTTGGATGTCACTGTACAATCCTTTGGCTGGTCTGACAGAGCTAAG AGCcagacagaaaaattagccaaggttTACCAGCCGAAACGTTCAGTCTTATCCCCTAAAAGTACTATTTCTGTTGCCCATCTTTTGGCTGCAAGGCAGGACTTGTCAAAGATTTTAAGGACAAGCAGCGGCTCTATAAGAGAAAAGACTGCCTGTGCCATCAATAAG GTGTTGATGGGCAGGGTGCCTGACAGAGGTGGTAGACCCAATGAAATCGAACCTCCACCCCCAGAGATGCCACCGTGGCAGAAGAGGCAAGATGGCCCCCAGCAGCAAacaggaggccgaggaggagggagaggtggcTATGAACATTCCTCATACGGAGGACGAGGAGGTCATGAACAAGGAGGCGGGAGAGGTGGACGTGGTGGCTATGACCATGGTGGccgagggggaggaagaggaaataaGCATCAAGGAGGCTGGACAGATGGAGGGAGTGGTGGAGGAGGTGGCTACCAAGATGGTGGTTATCGAGATTCAGGTTTCCAGCCAGGTGGCTATCATGGTGGCCACAGCAGTGGTGGCTATCAAGGCGGAGGTTATGGTGGCTTCCAAACATCTTCTTCATATACAGGAAGTGGATACCAGGGTGGTGGCTACCAGCAGGACAATAGATACCAAGAGGGCGGGCACCATGGTGATCGTGGTGGTGGTCGTGGTGGGCGAGGTGGTcgtggaggccgaggtggtcgtgcaggccagggaggaggctggggcggAAGAGGGAGCCAGAATTATCACCAAGGGGGTCAATTTGAACAGCATTTCCAGCATGGAGGTTATCAGTATAATCATTCTGGATTTGGACAGGGAAGACATTACACTAGTTGA